A window of Ruminococcus champanellensis 18P13 = JCM 17042 contains these coding sequences:
- a CDS encoding prephenate dehydrogenase, with protein sequence MEQMKVLVVGLGLIGGSMCKAMRRFTNHLVYGYDTDGAVLEQAVRDGAILEAVPKSGFHEFDLIMVCLHPRAAKAFFDAHIPDFRPGAMLTDVCGIKGALVEHVTELAAEYGQRYVGMHPMAGKERFGYPFSEGSLFLGANCIITPIPQTSKAAVCILEQLVHDLGFAHIVETTPEGHDAMIAYTSQLAHVVSSAYVKSPTLEQENGYSGGSFQDMTRTATLNEEMWASLFLENRKPLLFELNTLIENLQAYRDAIDRDDYTTLVELLRDGRIRKEQNLLSHAKDRRE encoded by the coding sequence ATGGAACAAATGAAGGTTCTGGTGGTGGGGCTCGGTCTGATCGGCGGCTCCATGTGTAAAGCCATGCGCCGGTTTACCAATCACCTGGTGTATGGCTATGACACGGACGGGGCTGTGCTGGAACAGGCAGTGCGGGACGGTGCCATTCTGGAGGCAGTCCCCAAAAGCGGGTTTCATGAATTTGACTTGATTATGGTATGCCTGCATCCCCGGGCTGCCAAGGCATTTTTTGATGCACACATCCCGGATTTCCGGCCGGGCGCCATGCTCACAGACGTATGCGGCATCAAGGGAGCTTTGGTAGAGCATGTGACAGAACTGGCAGCGGAATATGGGCAGCGGTATGTGGGCATGCACCCCATGGCAGGCAAGGAACGATTCGGCTATCCCTTCTCGGAGGGCAGTCTGTTTCTGGGGGCAAACTGCATCATCACCCCCATCCCTCAGACCAGCAAGGCGGCTGTCTGCATTCTGGAACAGCTGGTGCATGACCTGGGCTTTGCACATATTGTGGAAACCACGCCGGAGGGGCACGATGCCATGATCGCTTACACCTCCCAGCTTGCCCATGTGGTGTCCAGCGCCTATGTGAAAAGCCCCACCCTGGAACAGGAGAACGGCTATTCCGGAGGCAGCTTTCAAGATATGACCCGGACTGCCACTCTGAACGAGGAAATGTGGGCGTCCCTGTTCCTGGAGAATCGCAAGCCCCTGCTGTTTGAACTGAATACCCTGATTGAAAACCTACAAGCGTACCGGGATGCCATTGACCGGGACGATTACACCACGCTGGTGGAGCTGCTGCGGGATGGACGGATCCGCAAAGAGCAGAATCTGCTGAGCCATGCCAAGGACAGGAGGGAATGA
- a CDS encoding citrate/2-methylcitrate synthase: MGKYQSIDLDTKISQLVNLCEKNYNIDPALYQKYDVKRGLRDINGQGVRAGLTNISNVSATAIVDGESVPARGKLYYRGIDVEQIVKGFSEENRFGFEETVYLLLFGELPTKDALRQFQQLLVEARPLPTTFTRDVIMKSPSDDMMNTLARSVLTLYSYDPNPNDLSIANVLKQCIRLIAQFPSLAVYGYQAFEYYKNDESLFLHHPNPELSTAENILYMLRPDSKYSDLEAKILDLALVLHAEHGGGNNSSFTVHVVSSSGTDTYSAIAAALGSLKGPKHGGANIKVVHMFDDMMQTLPDWTDEEAVKNYLRALLHKEAFDRAGLIYGMGHAVYSISDPRATVFKGFVEKLSEEKGYQKEFALYSLVERLAPSVIAEERRIYKGVCANVDFYSGFVYRMLGLPYELFTPIFAISRIAGWSAHRLEELINANKIIRPAYKAVKDEIPYQKLEDR, encoded by the coding sequence ATGGGTAAGTATCAATCCATCGACCTGGACACAAAGATCAGCCAGCTGGTGAATCTTTGCGAAAAAAATTACAACATCGACCCGGCGCTTTATCAGAAATACGATGTAAAGCGGGGTCTGCGTGACATCAACGGACAGGGTGTGCGTGCGGGTCTAACCAATATCAGCAACGTCAGCGCCACCGCCATTGTAGACGGGGAAAGCGTGCCGGCACGGGGCAAGCTGTACTACCGGGGCATTGACGTGGAACAGATCGTCAAGGGCTTCAGTGAGGAAAACCGGTTTGGCTTTGAAGAAACCGTATACCTGCTGCTGTTTGGGGAGCTGCCCACCAAAGATGCCCTCCGGCAGTTTCAACAACTGTTGGTAGAAGCCCGTCCCCTGCCCACCACATTCACCCGGGACGTCATCATGAAATCCCCCAGTGACGATATGATGAATACACTGGCACGGAGCGTGCTGACGCTGTATTCCTATGATCCGAATCCCAACGATCTGAGCATTGCCAATGTGCTCAAGCAGTGCATCCGGCTGATCGCCCAGTTCCCGTCCCTGGCGGTATATGGGTACCAGGCATTTGAATATTACAAGAATGACGAAAGTCTGTTCCTGCACCACCCCAATCCGGAGCTTTCCACAGCGGAAAACATTCTCTATATGCTCCGGCCGGACAGCAAGTACTCGGATCTGGAGGCAAAGATCCTGGATCTTGCTCTGGTGCTGCATGCGGAACACGGTGGCGGCAACAACTCCTCCTTTACGGTGCATGTGGTTTCCTCCTCCGGTACGGACACCTACTCCGCCATTGCGGCTGCCCTTGGCTCCCTGAAGGGCCCCAAGCACGGCGGTGCCAACATCAAGGTGGTGCATATGTTTGACGACATGATGCAGACCCTGCCGGACTGGACGGATGAGGAGGCTGTCAAGAACTACCTGCGTGCTCTGCTGCACAAGGAGGCCTTTGACCGCGCCGGATTGATCTACGGCATGGGACATGCTGTATATTCCATTTCCGACCCCCGTGCCACCGTATTCAAGGGCTTCGTGGAAAAACTCAGTGAGGAAAAGGGCTACCAGAAGGAATTTGCTCTGTATAGTCTGGTGGAGCGGCTTGCACCCAGCGTGATTGCGGAGGAGCGCCGGATCTACAAGGGCGTCTGCGCCAACGTGGATTTCTACAGCGGTTTTGTATATCGGATGCTGGGACTTCCCTATGAGCTGTTTACGCCCATCTTCGCCATCTCCAGAATCGCTGGCTGGTCGGCGCATCGGCTGGAGGAGCTGATCAACGCAAACAAAATCATCCGCCCGGCATACAAGGCGGTCAAGGATGAGATCCCCTATCAGAAGCTGGAGGATCGTTAA
- a CDS encoding TolB family protein gives MRIGYIAEKQLYVWEDGKTTALSSIRYQNYLATMQSIHDAKSWKTSGTGAMFTGAVDNAPVDPARIHMGLHGLVPDPAGMLYAVELDEVGGLYRRDLDPAAKAEGHVLTRQNLHFGGMDRRGQQLAMCIGSDPMMLHLSILDLEDNEETDITDGDTTECHPSWSPDGSRILCSSAGYARSDSGGIVKLGPYEILAYAPAAGSLDTLCSNPAYDYLVPREAPDGALYCIRQPYDDGEKRGNLLKDIVLFPVRIVKAIGGLLNYFSMRYGGEPLRSNSSRSEKAKHRTPQEMFLAENMLKAEENRRQNQQAGDKYPGICPRNRVLLRIDPDGKETVLRHGVLDYTLLPDGRIVCSNGTHVLLLEGEQQTELAKAKLAHELTVLET, from the coding sequence ATGCGGATCGGATACATCGCTGAAAAACAACTCTATGTATGGGAGGACGGAAAGACAACTGCTCTGTCCAGCATTCGGTATCAGAACTACCTTGCCACCATGCAGAGCATTCACGATGCAAAGTCCTGGAAAACCAGTGGCACCGGTGCTATGTTTACCGGAGCTGTGGACAATGCGCCCGTGGATCCTGCACGGATCCACATGGGTTTGCACGGGCTCGTGCCGGATCCGGCAGGCATGCTGTATGCCGTAGAGCTGGACGAGGTAGGCGGCTTGTATCGCCGGGATCTGGATCCGGCAGCCAAGGCGGAAGGGCATGTGCTGACCCGGCAGAATCTGCACTTTGGCGGCATGGATCGGCGAGGTCAGCAGCTTGCCATGTGCATTGGAAGCGATCCCATGATGCTGCATCTGAGCATTCTGGATCTGGAGGACAACGAGGAAACGGATATTACCGATGGGGACACTACGGAGTGTCATCCCAGTTGGTCTCCGGACGGCAGCCGGATTCTGTGCAGCAGTGCCGGATACGCCCGTTCCGATTCTGGTGGCATCGTCAAGCTGGGGCCTTACGAGATCCTGGCATATGCGCCAGCCGCCGGGAGTCTGGATACCCTGTGCAGCAATCCGGCTTATGATTACCTGGTTCCCCGGGAGGCACCGGACGGTGCCCTGTACTGCATCCGACAGCCCTATGACGATGGGGAGAAGCGAGGCAATCTGCTGAAGGATATCGTGCTGTTCCCGGTTCGGATCGTAAAGGCCATCGGGGGACTGCTGAACTATTTCTCCATGCGGTACGGCGGTGAGCCGCTGCGGAGCAATTCCTCCCGCAGCGAAAAGGCAAAGCACAGAACGCCCCAGGAGATGTTCCTTGCGGAAAACATGCTGAAAGCGGAGGAGAACCGCAGACAAAATCAGCAGGCTGGGGACAAGTATCCGGGAATCTGTCCCCGGAACCGGGTACTGCTGCGGATTGATCCGGACGGAAAGGAAACCGTGCTGCGGCACGGGGTGCTGGATTACACCCTGCTGCCGGATGGACGCATTGTCTGCTCCAATGGCACGCATGTACTCCTGTTGGAGGGGGAACAGCAAACAGAACTGGCGAAAGCCAAGCTGGCACATGAATTGACTGTCCTGGAAACGTAA